In Choristoneura fumiferana chromosome 4, NRCan_CFum_1, whole genome shotgun sequence, the sequence catcctgggagatgacagattaaaatcggtccacccgtttaagagctacggtgccacagaaagacagacaaacacacatagcggtcaaacttataacacccctatttttacgtcgggggttaaaaagttaaagtttgctgttttttttttgtgattcaTCAGTATTCagttattcatttttttcagtattcatttatttggcaaaaacataagacttataaatactagtacttacagaaattatgcaccctggtagggtatagccacaattattgtgtatgaaattaaaatctaaTACACAACTAAAAGCCCTGcctaaaaactacttaaaaaatactagacttaaaaaaaatatatttctattattgaaattgcacaaagttaaattatgtattaggtatggcacgataataatttgtttctacctaaatgtgtattaatttaatataatatcacaacaaatttatttctaaacaaacaaataaaatatctatatttttattcatttaaaaagtctgtgatagaataataacatttttgtaaaaggtcTGTTTTTAACTTAgctataaataaagtattatttttgatattttttgtatttaaaggtaatttattgtaaatgtTAATTGATCTATAATACGGGCTGTTTTTGTAGATTTCTAGTATGGGTTCAGGAAGGACTAATTTATGGGTTCGACGGGCactttttgaaaattggtacaaatGTAGGTTTTTCCTGACAAAGATTGCTGTTTCTAATATATATAGTGATGGTAgggttaatatatttaaatttttgaaatgtgGTTTGCAACTGCTTGGTTGGTGGATATTGGCTAGGATCCTCAGACATTTTTTCTGCATTACAAAGAGCTGGTGTGCGTCGGAGCTATGCCCCCACAGCAGCAGCCCGTAGCGCAGCCAGGCGGCCGCGTGCGCATGGTACGTTGCCAACGCACAAGCCGTACTGGTATTTGCCTTGAGAACGCTCAGCGCATATATGAATTGTGACATTTTAACTTTACAGTTTTCGATGTGTTTTTTCCAATTTAAATGGTTATCAATAGTAACCCCTAACAATGTGCATTCGCCAACTTCTTCTACGTTAATAATCTTTAAAATtgagtttaaattaatttgttgtttttgtcTTGGTCTGAACTGGatgatttttgttttgctattattaattataagatTGTGGTCTTGAAGCCAATGAGCTATGGTATGGTAAGTATTTGGGATTAAAGTGTTACTATCTTGTTCATTGTTGCATTTAAATAGGATTGATATATCGTCAGCAAACAGAACACATTTGTGTTCAGTGGTCTGAGGTAGGTCATTTATGTAAATGAGGAAAAGCACACATCCTAAAACGCTGCCCTGTGGGATTGAACTGTCAACTGTGTGAATATCAGACGTAAATGTTTTTATATGACCAGTTACATCGTTAAGGTGTTCAATTTCAACGTACTGTTTTCGTTGACTAAGATATGATTTCATCCAGCCTAGTGCTTTGCCCCGAATACCTATTGAGTTTAGTTTATTGAGCAGAATGGCATGTGAAACTCTGTCATACGCTTTCGACATATCTAACAGGAGTCCTATAGCATATTTTTTGTCCTTTATGTATTCTAAAGCTTCTTGTATGTAGTTGTATATAGCAAGAGTTGTCGAGTGTCTTTTTCGGAATCCATGTTGGTTTTCGTCAAGCAGTTTATATTTTTCTAGAAAGCTGTAGATACGATTTGCCATacatttttcgaatatttttgaaataactgGAAGCAATGCGATTGGTCTATATGTGCTTGGATCATCTAATCTTCCCTTTTTTTTTGGAATGGGCTTTAACTTAGCTATTTTCAGATTGTCCGGAAAACAAGATTGATCAAAGGATTGGTTTATTAATTGTGTAATAGGTGGAGTGAACTCATCAACACAGGCTTTCAGTAAGAATGAGGGAATTTCATCTACGCCACAGCTAGATTTATTAGGTAAGTGTTGGATTATAGCACGTATTTCTTTTTCAGTGACAGGTTGCAGATACATTGAGTTTACGGCAGGGCGTGCAGCAGGCCCACCGGCCGGGGGCGCGCCACCGGGCAAAGGAGACTTGCCAACTGACACGTAATAGTTATTAAACAAATTAGCTATTTTTTCGggattattttctgttttgttttgtgattttaatgaaatgtttttatgtttttttgtaaaaattttctttgttatttgtttaaCTATTTGccacattgttttatttttattcttagaaTGATTCATTTgtataataaagttattttgtttggatttttttatacattttttgagaatttttgtgtattttgcagtatgttgctttaaaacattatttttactttgattaGTAAAGATTTTTAACAATCTTTTGTGTGTACATGATTTTTTGAGACCCGTAGTTAGCCAATGtttagtgtttttgttttttactttaatatgtttttgtggTATATTCAGATTAATTAATTCTGATATGTAGTTTTCAAAGACtttgtaatttgaatttatatcaTTTTTATGTAGTAAAATGGTTTCCCATTTAGCTTTTTGCAATGCAGCCTTGAAAGACTTTATGTTTGACTGGTTGTAAATTCttctatacatataaacattttgatttgcGGTTGAGTTTTGCTCAAAAGTGTACAGCAAGCTTTTATGGTCAGAAATTCCCAAATCTTTCACATTAACATTATACTGTTTGTtgtttgtgaaaataaaatcaatacaaGATGAGCTTACATCAGTTTCTCTAGTCGGTTTATCTATTATTTGGCGAAGGTTGAACTCAAGCATTGTATTTATTAGTCTTTGATAGTTATTTgtgttttgaaatttatttatgttgaaGTCTCCTGctattataatatgtttttggtttttcgatttaaatttgtttaaaagtttgtttaatatctcaaaaaatgtTTCTATTTCTCGGTCTGGCCTATATATTGCTACTAATATTACATTTGGTTTTAATTCTATTGCACAGCATTCTACTACACACTCTACTGATAGAGCCGCGATGTCTGGCCTCTCTGTGTACGGCACGCCATCTCTCGTTACTATAGCGACACCTCCGCCGCGGCGCTCGTGACGATTGTATGTCGCGGCAAACGTATAGTCTCTAATTTGCATTACATCAGCTTGTTGGTCTGAGATCCATGTTTCTAACAGACATATGGCTTGGTATTTTTTATCGCACAGTATGCTATCTAAtatgtctattttatttttaaggctttgtgtattttgaataagtacatGGAAGTCAGTTTCGAAACATGCGACACTCATTCAAGTTTTTCGTTTTTACTGTCGTTGGAGTTGACTCTGGATCTGTGTTTGGAGCTGTGTTTGGAGTTGGGTTTGAAGTCAGGTTTGAAGATGGGTCCGTATATTCTACTCCGTTTATTATTAATCTGTTATTTCTTAAAACAGCATGCTTTCCATCACGTCTGGCTTCCCGGAGTATATTAATCAGATTTCTTCTTGTTTTCAGTGATTTCTCGTCCAAGTACTCAGTAATTGACAAACCAGTGTTCAGGAAAAAGTTACGGTTGTCTAGTAGGTAACgggtaatttgtttatttacgaGCTCTATGATTAATGGTCTCTGGTTGCCTCTTTTACCAATACGACGTAGCTCCTCAACATACCCGTCCAAATTTACATTCATTATATCTCTGAACATATAAGACAGACGTTCTAGGAGATCATATTCTGATTCTCCGTACAGTTCTTGAAAGCCATGCAGGACAATTTTTTTGCGAGCGCTATCGTTGTTttgattttcattatttattgggTTTTTGAGTTGAGATTGTATTCTTTTAATTTCATCTTGAAGCTTAATATTTTCTGACtccagtatttttattttttggccaAGGTCAGTAAGATCTTTTTTAATAACCTTCTGTTCGTTTGACAATGCGTTTGTACGTTGAGTCATTTCCGTTTTCAGGTTTTCAATGGCTACTTTAATTTCTCTTTGTATTAtagatttaaattcaaataacatCTCTTCTTTGTTCATTTCCAGTTTTTCGTGAAGTATAGATTTGAAGTCATCTAAGGTTACTGTGATAGTCCTTTGACCGCAGAACGCTGAAGAGTTTGGTGCGTTTGTAGAGTCTTCATCATAATCCACACGTACTGCAGCACGTGAATCATTTTTAGGTGGCGTTGACATAAGGCACGTGTCGCCCAGCAGATTAGATATGTCCACATCACTTGAGACATTCTGATCATTTGATTCATGCTCGGACTGTTTCATACCCGCTGGGGACGCGGGGGTGTTATCGTTCCGCCGACGACGGCGTGTGACTATACCGCAAGAAGGACACaaccaatttgtttttaattttggttGGTTTTCTCTATAGAATGCTGACGTAATGTTCACACATTGATAGTGGTAACAACCATTGCACTGTGTGCAATAAAGCTGTTCCAGTTTATCGACTGCTTTAACGCAAGCTAAACATTTTATAGTAGGAGTCATAATTGTTTTTGCGCCCTCTAGTGGCGAGTGGTCGTACTATCGAGATGGTCTTGTTATCTGAGTCGTGTTTGCTGCGCTGGTTTTGAACACTCGCTAGCCTATGTCTTGTAGTTATAAGTTTAGCTCTTGATTGGTAGATGGCGTTGTTCTCAATCACTGAATATAAACAAACAGTTTAAATTGACAaacggttttattattttattcttgccAAATTTGCCAATCCTACCTTtgtatatgtatgtttgtctaCATCACTTCGTCTTCGTAGTTACATCTCAATTTCACTGCaccttttattgttttatcgtTTGTTTTTAGTCAATAAGCATAGATTCACTTTCAAACACCAACCGGCAACCGCTTGGCGCcagattaaaattttacttttcttCTTGTTTCTTTGCGTATTGGAAGGAACTATTATATTGAACGGTGTGAGATTTCAATTTACATtcatttaagttgtttttttcaCTGAAATTCgagttaaaactatttttaaatgatttttatcgCGGAGTCGTTATTAACGTGCGCACGGTAGCGCCCTTCACCAACACATCAATGACCAAAGAAAAATTCAAGTTTTCAATGGTAAAAGCTGTAGCCAAATTCTATGCAAACAAAGTCATGAGCAACAACTAGATACATAGCCATTAAACATTTTAACCAACCACACTGTAAGCCATAAAAATGTGGATATGGTTGCCAAAGTACATAAATACACAAGTTTAGAATTTAGAATCTATTCAAAAGCAACAAAACTTTATGGGGTTATATCCTGTTGCCGTAAACTATTAATTTCGCTATCAAATAGAAGCTGTTGAAGTAACTAAGTTTAAGGAGCAGTCATAACAGCACAAACTACATTGTGGCATACTTTGGGGGtggctttctttctttctttattcaaACTAAATTTTTTAAGAATTACTCCTTTCTTTACTTTGTAACAACAACATTTTCtatgattaaaatttatcaaaaatacatttttaaataataataatattaatcccagcctatatacgtcccactgctgggcacaggcctcctctcggaacgagagggcttgggtcatagttcccacgcgggcccagtacggattgggaacttcacacacaccattgaattgcttcgcaggtttgtgcaggtttcctcacgatattttccttcaccgtaaagctcatggtaaatttcaaatgtaatttcgcacatgaattcggaaaaactcagaggtgcaagccggggtttgaacccgcgatcctctgcttgagaggccataggtcaaaccactcaaccaccacggcttcacacaTACCTGGATTACATTTTtgtctaataaataattataaatgggACAGGATAACAAACGAGAAAATGCTGATTGACCCAGATACCATAATAATTACCACTGGAATAGGTAATGGGTATGCAGCCAATgacaaaacattaattaaaacaaaataattacccATCTCTACATAATCAATCAATaaccaaaggggtaatgcggccagcgtcatgggaaccctgccacaggcagatcttttagacggggtattctttttataattttcattgttacagttagttaagttatcttaggttagttattttttatgtatgtaactcataattgtacaactttaaaaattacttgatataattaaaaaaaaaaaaaaaacaaccactgATGTAAATTTATAGATTTATACAAAAGAAACATGTGTAAGAAAaccggtgtactgccttttcggcgaaatatgtttcgccaaattccACATAGAAACCAACCTTTCACCGAAGTTTAATTTGGCAAACTAATTGTTGGCTtaacttcgcatttttcttatttcgcaacatttttatattgcaaaatttttcTTCATCACacttatgtggcaaataattatgtagcaaacgattggcttaggcaaataacaaaatgtcaaataacatttgggcaatttttatattgcagttttacttcaatttgatttgtgcgagcgtttttttaatagcagccaggataactgccactaagaaagtaggttagatgccattcaatattaaaattcgtttttggagtctttttgtatcaACTCTAAATTTTGGTTACCTTTACGTTCGAAACATGGCTGCAAAGAAAAGCCAGAAAAAGTTGTTTGTAAGttgttttttactaaaaatacaaactgaagtaTTTTCGATATGCCAATAAATATAAGGTATACCAATACATTTgaccaaaacataaatgacacCTTACAAAATTCCAGgcaataatttgcataataataatttatcaaatcattagttgggaaataacacttcacctaaataaaaatatgggatgaatagtttgggagctaataatttgcaaaataattttaGCCGAAACATTAATAAACCAAGAAAACCATAAGTATTAACAATAAtgatacataaaaatattaaaattatcttAGGATAAACTTAAAGAATTCCTTTGCTCACCCATGACCTTATGACAGCAAAgtctatgcaaaatatgcgtgttcatccacctccacactgtaagaacacacacaaacccatctatcaccaccaccacactacacacacactgacgcgtttcgaactcaaccagagaacaaccatacaccatgctaccagattgTTGCAAAAAAATTAACCACTCATAAATTGATACATGTTTTATTTTAgccttatatgtatattaaatagattgatataaatttattttaaaaatgagaCATCAGTATTCTTCCTTATTATcatagatatttatttcattttaaattgctAATGCCACTTATAAACTTACTTCTAATTTATAAGCATTCTAATTGCTGTTAATGGAGTGGAGTGGATTAAGAAACATCAAAATTAGACAAAATATCATTTCAAAACATGCAGTGTTGCAAATACACTTGTGTTGCCAACATATggaaattcattgtttaaaaaaaacaagagggATATCCAAGGACAAAATGTTATGCAAACTGCATAAAATGTAGTGCAACCAAAATTATGCCCGTTGAGTGTGACCAGTGGCCTCATCCACGGAATAGTTGCCATCATACTCATTGTCTCTTTCTCTCAACCACCGCATACCATTTGGTAGTAAAGGATGGTGAATGAGAGTTGGcaatgttagacaataaggccccAATTGCCCAAGATAGTTTCATGCACTCTTAACTTTGGATGAATAATGGAAATTATGGGAATTACTTAtttgatgatgttgatgataaaAGTGCTATGATTTAGAAAAATGCCAATACAGTTATACTCTCCACAGGAAAATTGTTCTAGAGTTACAAGGGTTCAGTGCCATTGTGATTGTTATTTGTTGACTACAATGCCTATAGTGCAACTCCATATTATACAATATTTTCAAAAGCTTATGTTTATCATAAAAACTGAAGACAtgcattttgttaaaaaataagtaaataatacttTGCTAATTGACCATCAAAGAAAATGACAGTTAGTGTGTGGGGGGGGGGTGTAGGAGTGTAAAAGAGAGGGGGTACAGATACTACTACTATCTGTGTCCAGACAATCACTAATGTTTGTAAACATCTTTCATACTATAATACTTTAATTATTGTTGGTGTAATGAGTAATTGGAGTAAGACTGGAAATGGAGCCTTCAggactttattttcattcaGTTCATTATCTCATGCAAACTTTACTTATCTAAATCACAAACAAACACTTAATTTTATTGAGAGGAAAAATACCGAGCGACTTGGCCACATTGTTTACCTTATTGTAATGAATTCAGGAGATAATGGAAGAGCCTTAATTTACATGAATAATTCTCCAAACCACATCCAACAAAAGCTGTTCCTTGGAAATAGTCGTGCCGATTATAATAAAAGCGGCCGTACCGTATCGCGTTAATACTTATGCAGAGATAATTTAAACGATAAGGTTTCATTTACGTACCTAAAATCCAAGCTGAGGTTACGCTGGTGCGCGGCTGCCTTCGAGCCCTTGCTCTCGCGGCTCCCGTGGACGGGCACATCCTCCAGCATGCTCACACACTGGCCGACAACCCACAAAACAATAAACCCATATCACGAATTCACGACTCGCGACTACAAATCAAAGAGTAAATAACAACATGGCGTCGACTCTTGCATTCGTAATTTAGCGTCCATCGAAACTCAAAACCAACGAGCTAACCGCACAATATCAATAGACAATACTACAACTCACAGCCATTAAAGTcctttaaattttgtttgtaaatgtAGCACGGATAActggatttttttaatcaaaatattgTGCCCCAGTAAAGCAAGCGACCGTAATCCTAAGAATTTAAGGTTGTCAAAACTCGAAACGGGATACATATAAGCTATTTTTGAAAGAGAATTATAAGTGGGGACGTAACAAAAGAAATAATCTTCAAAATTAAAGAAATCGATGGCCTATCACCAAAACCCGAGACGACATCGTTTCGTTTGTTATGAGTTGTCAAATTTAGGGATGCCATGCCATGCCATACGCAGCTAATGTTGCCGTAATCATTTACTTGTTAGTTCGTAAAAAATACGTCGTAAGTGAATTATTTTAACCCAACTATAACATGACAATTTGTaacttataacaaaaaaatcaatatctcttacattacattacaagtcgTCGAGAATTGAGCCCTATTACAGTACGTCTCGctggccagcagggctactacgaaactcgaagttcgcgtagtgcggtccgtctgacacttatactatttaatacgagagcgagagggacgatacgatacgaacttcgagtttcgtagtagccctgcagtcaaGAACATTGTCAAAACTTTATATGCGAAATTGTTGCCACATTCAAAAATCGAAAATGTAACGAAGTAAGAGATCCCATTGTATCGTACTCTAACTAAATCGTCAGAGGCGTCTCTAGCCTATGTAGCGCCCATGTGCAACTATTACCctatcattgtcatcatcatcattccagcatatataaataaatattaagtcccactgccgggcacaggcatcctctcagaataagagggcccAGAccctagttcccacgcaggcccaagGGGGCTAGAGCTACATACTACGAAATTCGCATCAtcccgtccctctcactctcgtattaaatacgaaGCTGGAATATACgaagcaagatacgaagttggaattttgcactttgttcGTAGTATTGTAGATTGGAaactttacacgcaccattgaattgcttcgcaggtttttgcagcATTGAAGTTTTCCTTGATCGTAGAGCTCGTGATAAATTACGATTGTAATAACGcacataaatttttaaaaactcagATGCGAACCCAGGTATTGAGCGTAcgatcctcagcttgagaggccataggcgcAAGCCACACAAGAGACGTGACACGGGGGCGGATCATCCCTTGAATCAGAGGAGatacctactacgaaactcgcaaatcgaagttcgtatcgcaccgtctctttcactcgcgtattaaatgacataagcgtcagcgggacggcaacatacgaagttcgaattttgcacttcgtggtatagagCCTGTTTTCATACTAAATGTACTTATAATGAACGTCGCTTACATCGCGATCCAAAGCAGACTAGAGACGAAGCAGAGAAGCCCTCGCCCCGTGTCCGCCCCGTCCGTGACGCGCTCCCGTCCCACGTCTCTTCTGTGTGGCTTGCGCCATAGGTCAAATCATTAGGTCACGGCggcttttttcttatttaggtAGATaccaaaatttacataaattatatgTACATCATctcgttataaaaaaaaaatacagacattACACACAGAGGATACTGTTCGGTTTATATTTGATTATTAAAGAGTTTGAAATTGATACACAGCTAAACTAATACAATCATAATTTTGGCAAACTTGTTTATTGAGTTGCTATGTTTGTTTGTAGAATTTTGTCATgaaaaaaagagtattttttagtgttttataaatttatatttaccaatattatttataaaagctttattatattatattattatacctataactgtgtcccactgctgggcaaaggcctctcctcttgacttccacgtctccctatccagagctatatttggccactcactcagtttcgcgtccaggtcatctcgtataaaagctttaaattatattattactagataaaaacccggcttcgctcgggtaaaatgtagactctcttatcgaaaaatctgacgtacctatattcccagccttaaattatcacaaacactttaacggctaacctacgtatcggtatttcaccagtagatatttctcctaaatcttatttgcctagatgaaaacccggcttcgctcgggtaaaatgtagactcataatattgtctgaaaatttttttttgccagtgtaaagactgtcgtacttatcgaaaaatctgacgtatattcccagccttaatattatcacaaacgtactttcacagctaacctacgtatcggtatatttcacgtagatatttctcctaaatcttatttgcccaaataactatgatgtctcatAATCAACCCATATAcctacggtacgattcgtctgtacgatcg encodes:
- the LOC141427099 gene encoding uncharacterized protein, with protein sequence MTPTIKCLACVKAVDKLEQLYCTQCNGCYHYQCVNITSAFYRENQPKLKTNWLCPSCGIVTRRRRRNDNTPASPAGMKQSEHESNDQNVSSDVDISNLLGDTCLMSTPPKNDSRAAVRVDYDEDSTNAPNSSAFCGQRTITVTLDDFKSILHEKLEMNKEEMLFEFKSIIQREIKVAIENLKTEMTQRTNALSNEQKVIKKDLTDLGQKIKILESENIKLQDEIKRIQSQLKNPINNENQNNDSARKKIVLHGFQELYGESEYDLLERLSYMFRDIMNVNLDGYVEELRRIGKRGNQRPLIIELVNKQITRYLLDNRNFFLNTGLSITEYLDEKSLKTRRNLINILREARRDGKHAVLRNNRLIINGVEYTDPSSNLTSNPTPNTAPNTDPESTPTTVKTKNLNECRMFRN